In Nymphaea colorata isolate Beijing-Zhang1983 chromosome 3, ASM883128v2, whole genome shotgun sequence, a genomic segment contains:
- the LOC116250975 gene encoding AUGMIN subunit 8-like isoform X2, with the protein MEEALESRQTEVRTQNDDAEPCEKKKGAAHRRPRVRVVSSRFMSPVAPASSSSSSSTSLDCPGSLKCPIPRRAPPPSSCSSSSSSSSLGTNLRGSQSALRRRASNSCPSTDDDEGEGDDTDDDCASLDSTPIKPDGGRSIISRPLRPAINQQFNFHPSPFASGLQQGKRRGAKQSKEIVELTENVDPLDGNRKVMNTMIPKRSTVGRTPKTTFVYSQNLLRHNPHGGVVSSASTTAAARLVQSNGLVPGKNEAPGCGLNAETVRGGCSSDTISSQAIICDSPPLPVHGSNAGKGRAMHGCRSSMPESDLLPTMSRKTLVEMSRSTSGDPFGDQYHKSVAPLCSRSLNSTLLSCQQSIFADSPSKSVCKSVTASKCYPSPTKTSSTYLPPHPSNAKNVASVMKPAVEPMKRGKKLSGHQEDAHLLRLLYNRHLQWRFTNAKAEAAMHAQTISAERSLHCLWAKISEMQQSVSSKRAEIERLKASRRIRSILDGQVDCKAIQQAVSVGADNLQAISCYVQNFMPMVEAASSNASALASIVNREKAMVEDCEALLSMAHALQIQECSLRSNLVQLSNRRSHSGQATLQE; encoded by the exons ATGGAGGAAGCTCTGGAATCCCGACAAACAGAAGTCCGAACCCAAAACGATGATGCTGAACCCtgtgagaagaagaagggagcgGCGCATCGACGGCCCAGAGTGAGGGTGGTCAGTTCTAGGTTTATGTCGCCCGTCGCTCCggcttcttcatcttcttcttcctccacttCCTTGGATTGTCCTGGTTCTCTGAAGTGCCCAATCCCGAGGcgtgctcctcctccctcttcttgttcatcttcttcatcgtcGTCTTCTCTTGGTACCAACCTCAGGGGTTCGCAATCGGCGTTGAGAAGGCGGGCAAGTAACTCGTGCCCAAGCACTGATGACGACGAGGGTGAGGGCGACGACACTGACGACGATTGCGCGAGCTTGGACTCGACTCCTATCAAGCCCGATGGAGGAAGGAGCATCATCAGTCGTCCTCTCCGGCCAGCGATAAATCAACAGTTTAATTTTCACCCGTCCCCCTTCGCGTCTGGTCTACAGCAGGGGAAGAGACGAGGAGCGAAGCAGTCGAAGGAAATTGTGGAGCTAACTGAGAATGTCGATCCCCTGGACGGAAATAGGAAAGTAATGAACACCATGATTCCCAAGCGTTCAACTGTGGGCCGGACCCCGAAAACAACATTCGTGTACAGCCAGAACCTTTTGAGACATAACCCGCACGGAGGAGTGGTCTCCTCTGCTTCAACTACGGCTGCTGCTAGGCTGGTCCAATCGAATGGTCTAGTTCCTGGGAAGAATGAAGCTCCTGGATGTGGACTAAACGCCGAAACAGTTCGTGGGGGGTGCTCAAGTGACACCATTAGCAGCCAAGCAATCATATGCGACAGTCCTCCTCTTCCAGTTCATGGCAGCAATGCTGGCAAAGGTCGTGCAATGCATGGCTGCAGATCTTCAATGCCTGAGTCAGATCTATTGCCGACCATGTCCAGAAAAACATTAGTAGAAATGAGTCGCAGCACCAGTGGAGATCCCTTTGGTGATCAGTATCATAAGTCGGTGGCACCTCTGTGCAGCCGATCTCTGAATTCAACTCTGTTAAGTTGTCAACAATCTATCTTCGCTGACAGCCCAAGCAAGTCAGTCTGCAAATCTGTCACAGCGTCGAAGTGCTACCCGAGCCCCACCAAGACAAGTAGCACGTATCTGCCACCACATCCATCAAATGCCAAGAATGTTGCTTCTGTTATGAAACCAGCTGTTGAGCCAatgaagagaggaaagaagttGTCTGGCCATCAAGAAGATGCTCATCTTCTTCGCTTGCTTTACAATCGCCATCTTCAATGGAGATTTACAAATGCAAAGGCAGAGGCTGCTATGCATGCACAAACCATTTCCGCTGAG AGATCGCTCCATTGCTTGTGGGcgaaaatttcagaaatgcaGCAGTCTGTGTCCAGCAAACGTGCTGAAATTGAGAGACTCAAAGCTTCCCGCAGGATACGCAGCATTCTTGATGGACAA GTAGATTGCAAAGCAATCCAACAGGCTGTTAGTGTAGGAGCAGATAACCTACAAGCTATTTCTTGTTACGTGCAAAACTTCATGCCAATG GTGGAAGCAGCGAGTTCAAACGCATCAGCACTGGCATCCATTGTAAACAGAGAAAAAGCAATGGTTGAAGATTGTGAAGCTCTACTGTCCATGGCACATGCCTTGCAG ATCCAAGAGTGCAGCTTGAGGAGTAACTTGGTTCAGCTAAGCAACCGAAGAAGCCATTCAGGACAAGCAACACTTCAGGAATAA
- the LOC116250975 gene encoding protein ENDOSPERM DEFECTIVE 1-like isoform X1, which translates to MEEALESRQTEVRTQNDDAEPCEKKKGAAHRRPRVRVVSSRFMSPVAPASSSSSSSTSLDCPGSLKCPIPRRAPPPSSCSSSSSSSSLGTNLRGSQSALRRRASNSCPSTDDDEGEGDDTDDDCASLDSTPIKPDGGRSIISRPLRPAINQQFNFHPSPFASGLQQGKRRGAKQSKEIVELTENVDPLDGNRKVMNTMIPKRSTVGRTPKTTFVYSQNLLRHNPHGGVVSSASTTAAARLVQSNGLVPGKNEAPGCGLNAETVRGGCSSDTISSQAIICDSPPLPVHGSNAGKGRAMHGCRSSMPESDLLPTMSRKTLVEMSRSTSGDPFGDQYHKSVAPLCSRSLNSTLLSCQQSIFADSPSKSVCKSVTASKCYPSPTKTSSTYLPPHPSNAKNVASVMKPAVEPMKRGKKLSGHQEDAHLLRLLYNRHLQWRFTNAKAEAAMHAQTISAERSLHCLWAKISEMQQSVSSKRAEIERLKASRRIRSILDGQMQHLEAWSDLREEYLASLSEATKALQDATVRLPIDGDVKVDCKAIQQAVSVGADNLQAISCYVQNFMPMVEAASSNASALASIVNREKAMVEDCEALLSMAHALQIQECSLRSNLVQLSNRRSHSGQATLQE; encoded by the exons ATGGAGGAAGCTCTGGAATCCCGACAAACAGAAGTCCGAACCCAAAACGATGATGCTGAACCCtgtgagaagaagaagggagcgGCGCATCGACGGCCCAGAGTGAGGGTGGTCAGTTCTAGGTTTATGTCGCCCGTCGCTCCggcttcttcatcttcttcttcctccacttCCTTGGATTGTCCTGGTTCTCTGAAGTGCCCAATCCCGAGGcgtgctcctcctccctcttcttgttcatcttcttcatcgtcGTCTTCTCTTGGTACCAACCTCAGGGGTTCGCAATCGGCGTTGAGAAGGCGGGCAAGTAACTCGTGCCCAAGCACTGATGACGACGAGGGTGAGGGCGACGACACTGACGACGATTGCGCGAGCTTGGACTCGACTCCTATCAAGCCCGATGGAGGAAGGAGCATCATCAGTCGTCCTCTCCGGCCAGCGATAAATCAACAGTTTAATTTTCACCCGTCCCCCTTCGCGTCTGGTCTACAGCAGGGGAAGAGACGAGGAGCGAAGCAGTCGAAGGAAATTGTGGAGCTAACTGAGAATGTCGATCCCCTGGACGGAAATAGGAAAGTAATGAACACCATGATTCCCAAGCGTTCAACTGTGGGCCGGACCCCGAAAACAACATTCGTGTACAGCCAGAACCTTTTGAGACATAACCCGCACGGAGGAGTGGTCTCCTCTGCTTCAACTACGGCTGCTGCTAGGCTGGTCCAATCGAATGGTCTAGTTCCTGGGAAGAATGAAGCTCCTGGATGTGGACTAAACGCCGAAACAGTTCGTGGGGGGTGCTCAAGTGACACCATTAGCAGCCAAGCAATCATATGCGACAGTCCTCCTCTTCCAGTTCATGGCAGCAATGCTGGCAAAGGTCGTGCAATGCATGGCTGCAGATCTTCAATGCCTGAGTCAGATCTATTGCCGACCATGTCCAGAAAAACATTAGTAGAAATGAGTCGCAGCACCAGTGGAGATCCCTTTGGTGATCAGTATCATAAGTCGGTGGCACCTCTGTGCAGCCGATCTCTGAATTCAACTCTGTTAAGTTGTCAACAATCTATCTTCGCTGACAGCCCAAGCAAGTCAGTCTGCAAATCTGTCACAGCGTCGAAGTGCTACCCGAGCCCCACCAAGACAAGTAGCACGTATCTGCCACCACATCCATCAAATGCCAAGAATGTTGCTTCTGTTATGAAACCAGCTGTTGAGCCAatgaagagaggaaagaagttGTCTGGCCATCAAGAAGATGCTCATCTTCTTCGCTTGCTTTACAATCGCCATCTTCAATGGAGATTTACAAATGCAAAGGCAGAGGCTGCTATGCATGCACAAACCATTTCCGCTGAG AGATCGCTCCATTGCTTGTGGGcgaaaatttcagaaatgcaGCAGTCTGTGTCCAGCAAACGTGCTGAAATTGAGAGACTCAAAGCTTCCCGCAGGATACGCAGCATTCTTGATGGACAA ATGCAACATTTGGAAGCATGGAGTGACCTGCGAGAGGAATACCTAGCTTCTCTCTCAGAAGCGACAAAAGCTTTGCAGGACGCTACAGTCAGACTCCCTATAGATGGAGATGTAAAg GTAGATTGCAAAGCAATCCAACAGGCTGTTAGTGTAGGAGCAGATAACCTACAAGCTATTTCTTGTTACGTGCAAAACTTCATGCCAATG GTGGAAGCAGCGAGTTCAAACGCATCAGCACTGGCATCCATTGTAAACAGAGAAAAAGCAATGGTTGAAGATTGTGAAGCTCTACTGTCCATGGCACATGCCTTGCAG ATCCAAGAGTGCAGCTTGAGGAGTAACTTGGTTCAGCTAAGCAACCGAAGAAGCCATTCAGGACAAGCAACACTTCAGGAATAA